Proteins found in one Methanospirillum hungatei JF-1 genomic segment:
- a CDS encoding DUF4276 family protein, protein MKIDILVEEPSMKGFLEPVLPKIILPPDTWSIHVLSCFKTKLEKRLRGFTHQDPGKYRIIIISDLDRKDCREMKQWLEEIVHRAGLHTKTNPDMDGSYSVITRLAIQELESWILGDFRAIHAVYSRVPETLGTHTKYKTPDNVGNTWESLHALLKKGGYCGDIYPKIEVARKVASHIDPHMNQSQSFQIFLQGLNTLLSPSSTST, encoded by the coding sequence ATGAAGATTGACATTCTGGTTGAAGAGCCATCCATGAAAGGATTTCTGGAGCCAGTTCTTCCAAAGATTATACTTCCTCCGGATACCTGGAGTATCCATGTTTTGTCTTGCTTTAAGACTAAACTTGAAAAACGGCTTCGAGGATTTACTCATCAGGACCCAGGAAAATACAGAATAATCATCATAAGTGACCTTGATCGAAAGGATTGCAGGGAGATGAAACAATGGCTCGAAGAAATCGTCCATCGGGCTGGTCTTCATACAAAAACCAACCCAGATATGGATGGTTCCTATTCGGTGATAACAAGACTTGCAATTCAGGAACTCGAATCATGGATATTAGGAGATTTCCGAGCAATACATGCGGTTTATAGTCGTGTCCCGGAAACACTTGGAACCCATACGAAATATAAAACTCCTGATAATGTAGGAAATACCTGGGAATCACTTCATGCTTTGCTGAAAAAAGGTGGGTACTGTGGTGACATCTATCCAAAGATTGAAGTAGCCCGAAAGGTAGCTTCACATATCGACCCTCACATGAATCAGTCTCAAAGTTTTCAGATAT